In Sinorhizobium numidicum, the following proteins share a genomic window:
- a CDS encoding ABC transporter substrate-binding protein: MRKMTKALMGMSSALVLSTALPEIAKADELTLCWAAWDPANALVELSKDFTAATGTAMKFEFVPWPNFADRILNELNSGGKLCDLLIGDSQWIGGSAENGYYVKLNDFFDKEGIKMSDFAEAAVNAYSTWPKGTPNYWALPAMGDANGWFYRKDWFAKPELQAEFRQKYGRDLAAPQTWDELKQVAEFFTGRDVDGQKVYGAAIFTERASEGITMGATSALYPYGFKYEKTSGKYDMDGAVNSPDAVAGLEAYKALYKCCQPPGYTDSYMGEGLDAFKSGQVAMAMNWFAFFPGLHKDEKVGGDKIGFFVNPKQKTAASTLGGQGISVVANTDNMDGALAYIKWFAQPEVQKKWWSLGGYAVHNSVLNDPSFKDSQPFAADFLVAMNQVQDFWQEPSYAILMQAMQKRLHDYVVADQGTAQEALDALANDWKEIFEDEGKL, translated from the coding sequence ATGCGGAAGATGACGAAGGCCCTGATGGGCATGTCGTCGGCACTCGTGCTGTCGACGGCGCTACCGGAAATAGCGAAGGCCGATGAGTTGACGCTGTGCTGGGCAGCCTGGGATCCGGCGAATGCGCTGGTCGAGCTCTCCAAGGATTTCACCGCCGCAACCGGCACCGCGATGAAATTCGAATTCGTACCCTGGCCGAATTTCGCCGACCGTATTCTCAACGAGCTCAATTCCGGCGGCAAGCTTTGCGATCTCCTGATCGGCGACAGCCAGTGGATCGGCGGTTCTGCCGAAAACGGCTATTACGTGAAGCTCAACGATTTCTTCGACAAGGAAGGAATCAAGATGAGCGATTTCGCTGAAGCTGCGGTAAACGCCTATTCCACCTGGCCGAAGGGCACGCCGAACTATTGGGCATTGCCTGCCATGGGCGATGCCAATGGATGGTTCTATCGTAAGGACTGGTTTGCCAAGCCCGAATTGCAGGCCGAGTTCAGGCAGAAATACGGCCGCGATCTTGCCGCGCCACAGACTTGGGATGAATTAAAGCAGGTCGCGGAGTTCTTCACCGGTCGCGATGTCGACGGTCAGAAGGTCTACGGCGCCGCGATCTTCACCGAACGGGCTTCCGAGGGCATCACCATGGGCGCGACCTCGGCGCTCTATCCCTACGGCTTCAAATACGAGAAGACATCGGGCAAATACGACATGGACGGCGCGGTCAACTCGCCCGACGCCGTCGCCGGCCTCGAGGCCTACAAGGCGCTCTATAAGTGCTGCCAGCCGCCCGGCTACACCGACAGCTACATGGGCGAGGGGCTTGATGCCTTCAAATCCGGACAGGTGGCAATGGCGATGAACTGGTTCGCCTTCTTCCCCGGTCTCCACAAGGACGAGAAGGTCGGCGGCGACAAGATCGGTTTCTTCGTCAATCCCAAGCAGAAGACTGCTGCCTCGACGCTCGGCGGGCAGGGGATCTCCGTCGTTGCCAACACCGACAATATGGACGGCGCGCTCGCCTACATCAAATGGTTCGCACAGCCCGAGGTCCAGAAGAAATGGTGGTCGCTCGGCGGCTACGCCGTGCACAACTCCGTCCTGAACGATCCATCCTTCAAGGACAGTCAGCCCTTCGCGGCCGACTTCCTGGTCGCGATGAACCAGGTGCAGGATTTCTGGCAGGAGCCTTCCTATGCCATCCTGATGCAGGCCATGCAGAAGCGCCTGCACGACTACGTCGTGGCCGACCAGGGCACTGCACAGGAAGCCCTGGATGCACTGGCCAATGACTGGAAGGAAATCTTCGAGGACGAAGGCAAGCTCTAA
- a CDS encoding carbohydrate ABC transporter permease — MSSVNTTAHSVVEPTATSKRIAGAIVILYALVTMVPLAWIFLTSIKSPPDSISYPPKIVFTPTLEGYCNLFTTRTRQTPDYIQSLPPPTGTCDEITRSRNMVIAGPSNYWPRFGNSLLIAFGSTFLAVSLGTLAAYGFSRFRVPLADDLLFFILSTRMMPPIAVAIPIYLMYRQLGLSDTALGMILLYTAVNVSLAVWLLKGFIDEIPREYEEAAMIDGYTRLQAFWKVVLPQATTGIAATAIFCLIFAWNEYAFAVLLTSGSAQTAPPFIPTIIGEGGQDWPAVAAGTTIFLVPILVFTIILRKQLLRGITFGAVRK; from the coding sequence ATGAGCTCGGTCAATACCACCGCCCATTCCGTGGTCGAGCCGACGGCCACCTCCAAGCGCATCGCCGGCGCGATCGTCATCCTCTACGCGCTGGTGACGATGGTCCCGCTCGCCTGGATCTTCCTGACGAGCATCAAGTCGCCGCCGGACTCGATCAGCTACCCGCCGAAGATCGTGTTTACCCCGACGCTTGAAGGCTATTGCAACCTCTTTACCACACGCACGCGGCAAACACCGGACTATATCCAGTCGCTGCCGCCGCCGACCGGCACGTGCGACGAGATCACCCGCAGCCGCAACATGGTCATCGCGGGTCCATCGAACTATTGGCCGCGCTTCGGCAATTCGCTGTTGATCGCCTTTGGCTCGACCTTCCTCGCCGTCTCGCTCGGAACGCTCGCCGCCTATGGTTTTTCGAGGTTCCGCGTGCCGCTTGCGGACGACCTCCTGTTCTTCATTCTCTCGACACGCATGATGCCGCCAATTGCCGTGGCGATCCCGATCTACCTGATGTATCGCCAGCTCGGGCTTTCCGACACGGCGCTCGGCATGATCCTGCTCTACACCGCCGTCAACGTGTCGCTCGCCGTGTGGCTTCTCAAAGGCTTTATCGACGAGATCCCTCGCGAATACGAGGAGGCGGCGATGATCGACGGCTATACCCGCCTCCAGGCCTTCTGGAAGGTCGTGCTGCCGCAGGCGACGACCGGCATCGCCGCGACGGCGATCTTCTGCCTGATCTTTGCCTGGAACGAATATGCCTTCGCGGTGCTCCTGACGTCCGGTTCGGCGCAGACCGCGCCTCCCTTCATTCCGACCATCATCGGAGAAGGGGGCCAGGACTGGCCGGCCGTCGCCGCCGGCACAACGATCTTCCTGGTGCCGATCCTCGTCTTCACCATCATCCTGCGCAAGCAACTGCTGCGCGGCATCACCTTCGGAGCAGTCCGCAAATGA
- the queD gene encoding 6-carboxytetrahydropterin synthase QueD — MFRITKEFHFSASHQLTSLPPEHQCARLHGHNYIVEVELSAEALNEHGFVRDYHELAPLKQYIDETFDHRHLNDVLGHDRVTAECLAQHFYIWCKARLPETTAVRVSETAKTWAEYRP; from the coding sequence ATGTTCCGTATCACCAAGGAATTCCATTTCTCCGCCTCGCACCAACTGACGAGCCTGCCGCCCGAACATCAATGTGCACGGCTGCACGGGCACAACTATATCGTCGAAGTCGAGCTTTCGGCCGAAGCATTGAACGAGCACGGCTTCGTACGCGACTATCATGAACTCGCACCGCTGAAACAGTATATCGACGAGACCTTCGATCATCGCCACCTCAACGACGTATTGGGCCATGACCGGGTCACGGCGGAATGTCTGGCACAACATTTCTACATATGGTGCAAGGCGCGGCTCCCGGAGACGACAGCCGTGCGCGTCAGCGAGACGGCAAAGACCTGGGCGGAATATCGGCCATGA
- a CDS encoding ABC transporter ATP-binding protein, whose product MSEIKIVNLRKQFGDFAAVEDSSFTVADGEFLALLGPSGCGKTTTLRMIAGLELPTSGQIYLDGEDVTFNRASARDIAFVFQLFALYPHMNVRKNIGFPLLSQGVPKSEIRARVEETARLLRIDHILDRSVSGLAGGDRQRVALGRAIIRRPKCFLMDEPLGTLDAEFREVMVHELRELHNRIHATTMYVTHDQHEAMAMADKIAVMNHGVIEQFGPPQEIYNRPVSMYVADFIGSPPMNFLRFHSGLHRGARSVVLDGIEVAVPELGQDMSPGELALGVRPEHIRFNDASRFRGAVYGSEYLGTNQIVAVETASGIVKARVPADRSFRIGEAVGLEFNPAKLAIFDCRSGRAITSSLYPEARHG is encoded by the coding sequence ATGTCCGAGATCAAAATAGTGAACCTTCGCAAACAGTTCGGCGACTTTGCTGCCGTCGAGGATTCAAGCTTTACCGTCGCCGACGGAGAGTTTTTGGCGCTGCTCGGCCCCTCCGGATGCGGCAAGACGACGACGCTCCGCATGATTGCCGGACTTGAGCTGCCGACCAGCGGCCAGATCTATCTCGACGGCGAGGATGTCACCTTCAACCGTGCCAGTGCACGCGACATCGCCTTCGTCTTCCAGCTCTTCGCACTCTATCCGCATATGAACGTGCGCAAGAACATCGGCTTTCCGCTCCTGTCGCAGGGCGTGCCCAAGTCAGAAATCCGCGCCCGCGTCGAGGAAACCGCAAGGCTCCTGCGCATTGACCACATTCTCGATCGGTCGGTTTCGGGCTTGGCCGGCGGCGACCGCCAACGGGTAGCGCTCGGGCGCGCGATCATCCGGCGGCCAAAATGCTTCCTCATGGATGAGCCGCTCGGCACGCTCGATGCGGAATTCCGCGAGGTGATGGTCCACGAACTGCGCGAACTGCACAATCGCATCCATGCGACCACTATGTACGTGACCCATGACCAACACGAAGCTATGGCCATGGCCGACAAGATCGCGGTCATGAACCACGGCGTCATCGAGCAGTTCGGCCCACCGCAGGAAATCTACAACCGGCCAGTCTCGATGTATGTCGCCGATTTCATCGGTTCGCCGCCTATGAACTTCCTGCGTTTCCATTCAGGACTCCATAGAGGCGCGCGATCGGTCGTTCTCGACGGCATCGAGGTCGCAGTGCCCGAACTTGGCCAGGACATGTCGCCGGGGGAACTGGCGCTTGGGGTCCGTCCGGAGCATATCCGCTTCAACGACGCCTCCCGTTTTCGCGGCGCTGTCTACGGCAGCGAGTACCTCGGCACGAACCAGATCGTCGCGGTGGAGACGGCGTCCGGCATCGTAAAAGCTCGGGTCCCGGCTGACCGGAGCTTCAGGATCGGGGAGGCCGTGGGGCTCGAATTCAATCCCGCAAAGCTCGCTATCTTCGATTGCCGATCGGGCAGGGCAATAACGTCGTCCCTTTACCCGGAGGCTCGCCATGGCTGA
- a CDS encoding ABC transporter ATP-binding protein produces MAEVVLQDIRKAFGETIAVDGLSLTIRDGEFVVLLGPTGAGKTTALRLIAGLERPDGGQVTIAGRDVARQSPAERDVAFVFQQYSLYPHLSVYDNLAFPLRSPARRLSNEDVDRRVRDVARMVQIDHKLQNRSTRLSGGEMQRVAIGRALVRRPAIYLMDEPLSSLDAKLRAELRLELKRIQNELNSTLLYVTHDQVEAMTMADRIGILAEGRLVQIGTAREIYANPANLHVAARLGQPHINLLPVDLLPGATAPFGACTIGARTEHLEIATSAVGNAEVDWIEHLGDQNHLHIRVKGHKIVTLADPYLSVSPGDRINLTLRQPLYFGMDGERLR; encoded by the coding sequence ATGGCTGAGGTCGTTCTTCAAGACATCCGCAAGGCGTTCGGCGAGACAATCGCGGTCGACGGCCTTTCGCTCACGATCAGGGACGGGGAGTTCGTTGTGCTCCTCGGGCCGACGGGTGCCGGCAAGACCACCGCGCTCCGCCTCATCGCCGGTCTTGAAAGGCCGGACGGCGGGCAGGTGACGATCGCCGGGCGCGACGTCGCTCGGCAGTCGCCGGCCGAGCGGGACGTGGCCTTCGTCTTTCAGCAATATTCGCTCTATCCCCATCTGAGCGTCTACGACAACCTCGCCTTTCCGCTGCGCTCTCCGGCGCGTCGGCTGAGCAACGAGGACGTCGACCGCCGCGTGCGGGACGTTGCCCGCATGGTCCAAATCGACCATAAGCTGCAAAACCGCTCGACACGGCTTTCGGGCGGCGAGATGCAGCGCGTGGCGATTGGCCGGGCGCTCGTACGCCGCCCCGCAATCTACCTCATGGATGAACCGCTTTCGTCCCTCGATGCGAAGCTACGTGCGGAGCTTCGCCTTGAACTGAAGCGAATACAGAATGAGTTGAACTCCACGCTTCTTTACGTGACGCATGACCAGGTCGAAGCCATGACGATGGCGGACCGCATCGGCATCCTCGCGGAAGGCCGGCTTGTGCAAATCGGGACGGCGCGGGAGATCTACGCAAACCCCGCCAATCTGCACGTGGCCGCGCGTCTCGGCCAGCCGCACATAAACCTGCTTCCAGTCGATCTCCTGCCGGGTGCAACAGCACCCTTTGGGGCCTGCACGATCGGCGCGCGGACAGAACACCTGGAGATTGCGACAAGCGCTGTCGGCAATGCCGAAGTGGACTGGATCGAGCACTTGGGCGATCAGAACCACCTCCACATACGGGTCAAGGGCCACAAAATCGTGACGCTCGCCGATCCCTATCTGTCGGTCAGTCCGGGTGATCGCATCAATCTCACGCTAAGACAGCCCCTCTATTTCGGCATGGACGGCGAGCGGCTGCGATGA
- a CDS encoding carbohydrate ABC transporter permease, which produces MLARSTPAAIAIQVRGLSDRAIAWLFITPAIALLLAINIFPLIWAVYLSFTNFRANRPNAEVEGVGLRNYQRVLNDPDIWIAMQTTAHFVFWTILLQTAIGFALAYLIDRKFRGHAFWTTVILIPMMLSPAVVGNFWRFLYQPQIGLFNYIVSFFSGIAPSSFEMLGSVTLAPWAIIIVDTWMWTPYVMLICLAGLRSIPDYIYEAAEVDRASAWRQFWSITVPMALPFIMLAVLFRGIENFKMFDMVMLLTGGGPGSTTEVASITLKREAFESWLTGRSSAFAIILFVAVFGLANVYVKALNKVKQR; this is translated from the coding sequence ATGCTTGCCCGCTCCACGCCCGCGGCGATCGCGATACAGGTACGCGGCCTTTCGGACCGCGCCATTGCCTGGTTGTTCATCACGCCCGCCATCGCATTGTTGCTTGCGATCAATATTTTTCCGCTGATCTGGGCAGTCTATCTTTCGTTCACGAACTTCCGGGCCAATCGCCCCAACGCCGAAGTGGAGGGTGTGGGCCTGCGCAACTATCAGCGCGTGCTGAACGATCCCGATATCTGGATCGCCATGCAGACGACGGCGCATTTCGTCTTCTGGACGATCCTCTTGCAAACAGCGATCGGCTTCGCCCTTGCCTACCTCATCGACCGCAAATTCCGCGGCCATGCCTTCTGGACGACGGTCATCCTCATTCCGATGATGTTGTCGCCCGCCGTCGTCGGCAATTTCTGGCGCTTCCTCTACCAGCCGCAGATCGGCCTCTTCAACTATATCGTCTCGTTCTTCTCGGGCATTGCGCCGTCATCCTTCGAGATGCTCGGTTCGGTCACGCTGGCGCCGTGGGCGATCATCATCGTCGATACCTGGATGTGGACGCCTTACGTGATGCTGATCTGCCTCGCCGGCCTCAGATCGATACCGGACTATATCTACGAGGCGGCGGAGGTCGACCGCGCCTCCGCCTGGCGGCAATTCTGGTCGATCACCGTACCGATGGCCTTGCCGTTCATCATGCTCGCGGTGCTTTTCCGCGGTATCGAGAATTTCAAGATGTTCGATATGGTCATGCTGTTGACCGGGGGAGGGCCCGGATCGACCACCGAGGTCGCCTCGATCACGCTCAAACGGGAGGCTTTCGAAAGCTGGCTCACCGGGCGATCCTCGGCCTTCGCGATCATCCTCTTCGTCGCCGTCTTCGGCCTAGCGAACGTCTACGTCAAAGCCCTGAACAAGGTGAAACAGCGATGA
- the queE gene encoding 7-carboxy-7-deazaguanine synthase QueE has protein sequence MTGARSAEIRVSEIFGPTIQGEGVLIGLPTVFVRTGGCDFRCSWCDSLHAVDSRYRDEWRAMSTEEVWREIAKLSGEEPVMVSLSGGNPAIQPLGDLIRRGHGEGYRFALETQGSVARDWFADLDVLVLSPKPPSSGMETDWDAFDACLRMSRDKPRTVLKIVVFDEADYAYAKTAAARYRQLPVYLQPGNHTPPPADDDEASIDIEGLMDRMRWLVGRVTEDKWFGAHVLPQLHVLLWGNKRGV, from the coding sequence ATGACTGGGGCAAGATCCGCCGAAATCCGCGTCAGCGAGATTTTCGGGCCGACGATTCAGGGCGAAGGGGTGCTGATCGGTCTGCCGACGGTATTCGTGAGGACGGGCGGCTGTGATTTTCGCTGTTCCTGGTGCGACAGTCTGCATGCCGTCGACAGCCGCTACCGCGACGAATGGCGGGCAATGTCCACCGAGGAAGTGTGGCGGGAGATCGCCAAGCTGTCCGGGGAAGAGCCAGTCATGGTCTCGCTTTCCGGCGGCAATCCGGCGATCCAGCCTCTGGGGGACTTGATCAGGCGCGGTCACGGCGAGGGCTATCGTTTTGCGCTCGAGACCCAAGGGTCGGTTGCCCGCGATTGGTTCGCCGACCTCGATGTACTGGTACTGAGCCCAAAGCCGCCTTCGAGCGGAATGGAAACAGATTGGGACGCATTCGACGCCTGCCTGCGGATGTCCCGGGATAAGCCGCGGACCGTGCTGAAGATCGTCGTCTTCGACGAGGCGGATTATGCCTATGCCAAAACGGCCGCAGCGCGCTACCGGCAATTGCCGGTCTACCTGCAGCCCGGAAACCATACGCCACCCCCTGCGGACGACGACGAGGCGTCGATCGACATCGAAGGCTTGATGGACCGCATGCGCTGGCTTGTCGGCAGGGTCACCGAGGACAAGTGGTTCGGGGCGCATGTTTTGCCGCAGTTGCATGTCCTGCTCTGGGGCAATAAGCGCGGTGTCTAG
- a CDS encoding dihydroxyacetone kinase subunit DhaK has protein sequence MKHFFNRRENIVTEALEGLLQTSPAGSLARLDAYPDIKVVMRGDWEKDKVAVISGGGAGHEPSHAGFVGRGMLTAAVSGEIFASPSVDAVLAAIRAVTGPRGCLLIVKNYTGDRLNFGLAAERARVEGFRVEMVIVSDDIALPELAQPRGVAGTLFVHKVAGHLAERDADLETIAAAARSAAGDIVSLGVSLSSCSIPGQAHAERLGASEGELGLGIHGEPGAERIALQEARSIVALMSERLSAALPSRGDYALLINNLGAVPPLEMGLIANTVLASSLAGRVKLTIGPAALMTALNMNGFSLSLIRLDPEREAALKSPVAPHAWMPSVDRHEVVVVPAERMSPVQTAPASHEPAADRLIAAICDHLLSLEEELNHLDARAGDGDTGSTVATGSRSVLAQIARLPLADVAATLSSIGGILSTSMGGSSGVLLSIFFTAAAKAYADTKDMASALLAGLNRMTFYGGAAVGDRTMVDALDPALRALKTGGLSAAASAARAGADATRDMKKAKAGRASYIGERDLDGVPDPGAMAVAAAFEVAAGIR, from the coding sequence ATGAAGCACTTTTTCAACCGCAGGGAAAACATCGTCACGGAAGCGCTGGAAGGCCTGTTACAGACGTCGCCGGCCGGAAGTCTCGCGCGTCTTGACGCCTATCCCGACATCAAAGTCGTCATGCGCGGCGATTGGGAGAAGGATAAGGTCGCAGTGATATCGGGCGGGGGCGCCGGCCACGAGCCCTCGCATGCCGGCTTCGTAGGCCGCGGCATGCTGACTGCAGCGGTTTCCGGCGAAATCTTTGCTTCGCCGAGCGTCGATGCCGTACTGGCCGCGATCCGTGCCGTGACGGGCCCGAGGGGCTGCCTGCTGATCGTCAAGAACTACACGGGCGACCGCCTGAACTTCGGTCTCGCCGCCGAGAGGGCGCGTGTCGAGGGCTTTCGCGTCGAGATGGTGATCGTCTCCGACGACATCGCGCTGCCGGAACTCGCTCAGCCGCGTGGCGTCGCCGGAACGCTCTTCGTGCACAAGGTCGCCGGACACCTGGCCGAGCGGGATGCCGACCTCGAGACGATCGCGGCGGCCGCTCGTTCAGCAGCCGGCGACATCGTCTCCCTCGGCGTTTCGCTCTCATCCTGCTCCATTCCCGGCCAGGCCCATGCGGAACGCCTGGGGGCGAGCGAGGGCGAGTTGGGGCTCGGTATTCACGGCGAGCCCGGCGCTGAACGCATCGCCCTGCAGGAGGCGCGAAGCATCGTCGCCCTCATGTCCGAACGCCTTTCGGCAGCGCTGCCGAGCCGGGGTGACTACGCGCTGCTCATCAATAATCTCGGAGCGGTGCCGCCGCTCGAAATGGGGCTGATCGCCAACACCGTCCTCGCCTCTTCGCTCGCCGGCCGCGTAAAGCTGACGATCGGTCCGGCAGCGTTGATGACCGCGCTCAACATGAATGGCTTCTCTCTGTCGCTGATACGGCTCGATCCCGAACGTGAGGCCGCGCTCAAGTCCCCTGTCGCGCCGCACGCCTGGATGCCTAGCGTCGATCGCCACGAGGTAGTAGTCGTGCCGGCTGAGCGGATGTCTCCCGTGCAAACGGCGCCGGCAAGCCACGAGCCCGCCGCCGATCGGCTGATCGCAGCGATTTGCGACCATCTTCTTTCGCTCGAAGAGGAGCTCAATCACCTTGACGCAAGAGCCGGCGATGGCGACACCGGCTCGACCGTGGCGACCGGCTCGCGCAGCGTTCTGGCCCAGATCGCGCGGCTGCCCCTGGCGGACGTTGCCGCGACCCTCTCGTCCATCGGCGGCATCCTGAGCACCAGCATGGGCGGATCGAGCGGCGTGCTTCTGTCGATCTTCTTCACGGCAGCCGCCAAGGCCTATGCCGACACCAAAGACATGGCGAGCGCATTGCTTGCTGGTCTCAATCGGATGACCTTCTACGGCGGCGCGGCAGTTGGCGACCGGACAATGGTGGACGCTTTGGACCCGGCGCTGCGCGCGCTCAAGACCGGCGGTCTTTCCGCTGCGGCTTCCGCTGCACGTGCCGGCGCCGACGCGACCAGGGACATGAAAAAGGCAAAAGCGGGACGGGCATCCTATATTGGCGAGCGGGACCTCGACGGTGTGCCGGATCCGGGTGCGATGGCAGTTGCCGCCGCATTCGAGGTTGCGGCCGGAATTCGCTAG
- a CDS encoding ABC transporter ATP-binding protein/permease, with translation MTNQTGNKAASEPSAATPEGNSLAQQFDMMRSAFISSPVLKTILWLSSGSFVIIIATAIGQIVLNRWYKPFFDAIERRDLNTFFYQLLLFVGIAGGLLVLNVTQQWLNQMVRLKLREGLTLDLIGEWMRSRRAFRLANAGAIGVNPDQRMQEDAGHLADLTTDLGFGLLQSSILLASFVGVLWSLSAGFVFHFGDRSLEIPGYMVWAAILYAGSASYLSWLVARPLIVLNGERYAREAELRFSLMHVNEHIDAISLAGGEAGERRRLELDLASVLGAMRNIFRAQVNLAWVQDGYGWVTVVAPILVAAPVYFAGNISFGGLMMAVGAFNQVHTSLRWFIANISAIADWRATLLRVAAFRRALIMTDALHDKEKRISFAENEGDSLTFDNLEVASPSGRTRLAERHIEIGAGQRVIISGDPRAGKTLLFRALAGLWPWGGGRVGMPAREAVAFIPRAPYFPRGRLRDALAYPEAASFRDGDIVAALSRVGLDQLTTSLDREARWERELSDDEQRLLAFARLLLQRPRWVIIDEALETMDGEALKRALSIFETDLRDTAVVKIGRTPRNGSLFSRVIHLVKDPEGPALKPVLLGGGIAEREVAARGAP, from the coding sequence ATGACGAATCAGACCGGCAATAAGGCTGCATCCGAGCCGTCAGCCGCGACCCCGGAAGGCAACAGTCTCGCACAGCAGTTCGACATGATGCGGAGCGCCTTTATTTCGTCGCCGGTTCTGAAGACGATCCTCTGGCTTTCATCCGGCAGTTTCGTCATCATCATCGCAACGGCCATCGGACAGATTGTGCTCAATCGCTGGTACAAGCCTTTTTTCGACGCGATCGAACGGCGCGATCTGAACACCTTCTTCTATCAACTGCTGCTCTTCGTCGGAATCGCCGGCGGCCTTTTGGTGCTGAACGTCACGCAGCAGTGGCTCAACCAGATGGTCCGGCTGAAGCTGCGCGAAGGACTGACACTGGACCTCATCGGCGAATGGATGCGGTCGCGCCGCGCCTTTCGGCTCGCCAATGCCGGTGCAATCGGCGTCAATCCGGACCAGAGGATGCAGGAGGATGCGGGCCACCTCGCCGATCTCACCACCGATCTCGGGTTCGGACTGCTGCAATCGTCGATCCTGCTCGCCTCCTTCGTCGGCGTACTCTGGTCGCTGTCAGCGGGCTTTGTCTTTCACTTTGGCGACAGATCGCTGGAGATTCCTGGCTATATGGTCTGGGCCGCGATCCTCTACGCCGGGTCGGCGTCTTATCTGAGCTGGCTGGTCGCGCGTCCCCTCATTGTGTTGAACGGCGAGCGGTACGCCCGCGAGGCCGAATTGCGTTTCTCGCTGATGCATGTCAACGAGCACATCGACGCCATATCGCTGGCTGGGGGTGAAGCCGGAGAGCGGCGGCGGTTGGAGCTCGATCTCGCGTCGGTGCTCGGCGCCATGCGCAACATATTTCGCGCACAGGTCAACCTTGCCTGGGTCCAGGACGGCTATGGTTGGGTGACGGTCGTCGCGCCGATCCTGGTTGCCGCGCCCGTCTATTTCGCCGGCAACATCAGCTTCGGCGGTCTAATGATGGCGGTCGGCGCCTTTAACCAGGTGCACACGTCGCTTCGCTGGTTCATCGCCAACATCAGTGCCATTGCCGATTGGCGCGCGACGCTTCTGCGCGTCGCTGCCTTCCGCCGCGCACTGATCATGACGGACGCGCTGCACGACAAGGAGAAACGGATCTCATTCGCCGAGAACGAGGGCGACAGCCTGACCTTCGACAACCTCGAGGTCGCCTCGCCGTCCGGGCGTACGAGGCTCGCCGAGCGCCATATCGAGATCGGCGCCGGCCAACGTGTCATCATCAGCGGTGATCCCCGCGCGGGAAAGACGCTGCTGTTTCGCGCCCTCGCAGGGCTTTGGCCCTGGGGCGGCGGGCGTGTCGGAATGCCGGCGCGCGAGGCCGTCGCTTTCATCCCACGTGCTCCGTATTTCCCTCGAGGGCGGTTGCGCGACGCTCTCGCTTATCCGGAAGCGGCGAGCTTCCGGGATGGCGACATCGTCGCAGCGCTCTCGAGGGTCGGCCTCGATCAGCTTACGACGTCACTCGACCGCGAAGCCCGTTGGGAGCGGGAGCTCAGCGACGACGAGCAGAGGCTGCTTGCCTTTGCGCGGCTTCTCCTGCAACGGCCGCGCTGGGTGATCATCGATGAGGCACTCGAGACCATGGACGGCGAGGCGCTGAAACGGGCGCTGTCGATCTTCGAGACGGATCTTCGGGATACCGCAGTCGTCAAGATCGGCCGAACGCCACGGAACGGAAGCCTGTTCTCCCGCGTAATTCACCTCGTAAAGGATCCCGAGGGGCCTGCGCTGAAGCCAGTTCTGCTCGGAGGAGGCATCGCCGAGAGAGAAGTGGCAGCACGCGGCGCGCCCTGA
- a CDS encoding helix-turn-helix domain-containing protein, producing MSISPSNIGDNQAAAIVSNDVAARVKAAREAVGYSIEDLAVTCGLAIVEINGIESGMDSSPEKLKRVASALQVPLSDFLTVEL from the coding sequence ATGTCTATTTCACCCTCCAATATTGGTGATAATCAAGCCGCAGCCATCGTCAGCAATGATGTGGCCGCTCGCGTCAAGGCCGCTCGAGAAGCCGTTGGCTACAGTATCGAGGATCTTGCCGTCACGTGCGGCCTCGCCATTGTTGAAATCAACGGAATCGAAAGCGGGATGGACAGCAGTCCAGAAAAATTGAAGCGCGTCGCAAGCGCTCTGCAAGTACCCCTCTCGGACTTCCTGACCGTTGAACTGTAA